The Methylomarinum sp. Ch1-1 genome contains the following window.
ACCCGAACAGAAAACGATTTTGTGGCCCATATCCAGGCGACCGTCGCTACTGACCCCACGGCAAAATGGGTATTTATTGCCGACCAACTGAATACGCATAAATCCGCTTCATTGGTGAAATGTGTGGCAGAACTCTGCGGCATCGAAGCCCCGCTGGGCGAGAAAGGACAATCCGGCATTTTAGAGAACATGGCGTCGCGCGCGGACTTTTTACAATGCACCGAGCACCGTATCCGTTTTGTTTATACACCAAAACATTGTTCATGGCTGAACCAAGTCGAGATTTGGTTCGGCATTTTAAGCCGTCGCTTACTCAAACGCGGAAGTTTCCCTTCGATTAAGGCTCTGAATCAAAGAATTCAGGCGTTCATTGCATTTTTTAATGAAACATTGGCAAAACCGTTTCGATGGACCTATATTGGTAAGCCTCTACTTGTCTAAATTATCGAAGGTATTTCAGAAGGCGAGTACTAGGGGGTTACCGGTTGGCCTGGATCGGTCTGGTCGAACATGACCCGGCGAAAAGCATACGCCCGATCGCCAACGCCGGTTATGAAGACGGTTATCTGAATGCTCTGCATCTGACCTGGGCCGACTCCGAACGCGGCCAAGGTCCCGCCGGCCGCGCAGTGCGCTTTGGAACACCGCAGCTGGCAGCCAATATCGATACCGATCCGCAATTCATGCCATGGCGCGACCAGGCGCTGGCGCGCGGCTATGCCTCCTGCATCACCCTGCCGCTAAAAAACGAGGTTGGCGATGTGTTCGCCGTGATCAACATTTACGCCGCCGAGCCTCAGGCCTTCGACGAGGATGAAATCGAGCTGTTGCAGGAGTTGGCAAGCGACCTCGCTTTCGGGGTGCATACGCTGAGGACGCGACGCGAGCGCGACCACTACCAACAGGAGCACCTGAAAAGCGCCAATCAACTCAAGGAGGCTTTGATCGGTACGATACGGGCGATCGCGCTGACGGTGGAAAAACGCGACCCTTACACAGCTGGCCATCAGAGCCGGGTGGCCGACTTGGCCGCGGCCATAGCAGAGGAGCTGGGCTTGGATCAAGAACGTATCGAGGGACTGAGACTGGGGGCGACCATACATGATATCGGCAAGATCTATATCCCGGCGGAAATTCTCAATCGTCCGGGCCGACTGTCGGAACACGAATTCGGCATGATCAAGTCCCATGCCGAGGTCGGCTATGACATCATCAAGGATGTGCAATTTCCCTGGCCGGTCGCGGACATGGTCCTGCAGCACCACGAGCGTCTCGACGGTTCCGGCTACCCTAATGGTCTGAAAGGCGACGAGATCATCCTGGAGGCGCGCATCTTAGCGGCCGCCGACGCGGTGGAAGCGATCACCGCACACCGCCCCTATCGTCCCGGCCTCGGCATAAACACGGCGCTGGATGAAATCGAAAGCAAGCGAGGTCTGACTTATGATGCCGATGTCGTCGATGCCTGTTTGAGGCTTTTCAGGGAAAAAGGCTACACATTGGATGCCTGAAATTGCTGGCGCCATAAACAGGTCACTTGCGCCGAAAAATGAATTGGCAATACGTCGTCTTTTGCGTCATCATTGTCGACACCCATGCCATTTTATTGGGCTTAACAGGACTGCGCTATGAAAATCGCTATCATCGGAACCGGAAACGTCGGCTCGACGCTGGCCTACGCATTGGTGCTTAAGGGAGTGGGCAATCATCTGGTTCTCGCCAACCGCAACATCACTAAAGCGCAAGGCGATGCTCTGGATCTTCAGCATACCTTGGCGTTTTGCCAACGCCCCATGCAGATTGAAAGCAACGCCATTGACCAAGTGCATGATAGCGACATCGTTGTCGTCACCGCCTCCGTGCCGTTATCCAATGAAATGTCGACCCGTCTGGAACTGGGGCCGGCCAATGTCAATTTATTTCGTCAACTGATTCCGACGCTAAGCCAGCAAAATCCGCGGGCAATTTTCATCATCGTCACCAACCCGGTCGATATACTGACGTATTTGACGACGCAATTGAGTGGGTTTCCCGCCACCAGAGTTCTCGGCATCGGAACCCTCATCGATTCAGCGCGTTTTAGAGCTCTCCTGTCCGTTAAAGAACAAATTCATCCCGACGATTTACGCGCCTACATATTGGGTGAACATGGTCCCAACCAGTTTCCAGTGTTCAGCCATGCGTCGGCCGGCGG
Protein-coding sequences here:
- a CDS encoding transposase → MKPHRTKYWLNHKAEDEATFRQEVRDVCKLYHQAQELHESGVHVISVDEKTGIQALERIHPDHPMSKGKLELHEFEYKRHGTQTLIANFEVATGKILCPTLGDTRTENDFVAHIQATVATDPTAKWVFIADQLNTHKSASLVKCVAELCGIEAPLGEKGQSGILENMASRADFLQCTEHRIRFVYTPKHCSWLNQVEIWFGILSRRLLKRGSFPSIKALNQRIQAFIAFFNETLAKPFRWTYIGKPLLV
- a CDS encoding malate dehydrogenase; translated protein: MKIAIIGTGNVGSTLAYALVLKGVGNHLVLANRNITKAQGDALDLQHTLAFCQRPMQIESNAIDQVHDSDIVVVTASVPLSNEMSTRLELGPANVNLFRQLIPTLSQQNPRAIFIIVTNPVDILTYLTTQLSGFPATRVLGIGTLIDSARFRALLSVKEQIHPDDLRAYILGEHGPNQFPVFSHASAGGEQIIDNPTHREIFNEVSDAGFDVYKLKGYTNYAIAAATCEVIQSIVYDDHRTMPLSTYFDEWQGIQDNCFSIPVVVGRVGIIRHLHPDLNPREIAALKKTAALVKSNLQTLL